The Austwickia sp. genome includes a region encoding these proteins:
- a CDS encoding maleylpyruvate isomerase N-terminal domain-containing protein → MNQTRRTVGFDPQQLRTDYAEAGRALVATAGAVPPDAWDSPGLGEWTIRDLVGHTSRSFVTVSEYLASGAGRAIELAHAFDYVRALALVATDPAAVTERGRVAGRALGADPVAGLRSLFETATTDIAAHGDDAPCATLAGVMRLADYLPSRIFELVVHTDDLRRALSLPAESPVGARVVALAFAAGLAGESDRYAEALRGLTGRAAPERFSVV, encoded by the coding sequence ATGAACCAGACTCGCCGTACGGTCGGCTTCGATCCCCAGCAGCTGCGCACCGACTACGCCGAGGCGGGCCGCGCGCTCGTGGCGACCGCGGGCGCCGTACCACCCGACGCGTGGGACAGCCCCGGCCTCGGCGAATGGACGATCCGGGACCTGGTCGGGCACACGTCACGGTCCTTCGTGACGGTGTCGGAATACCTGGCCAGCGGCGCCGGACGCGCCATCGAGCTGGCGCATGCCTTCGACTACGTCCGAGCGCTGGCGCTCGTCGCGACGGACCCGGCGGCCGTCACCGAGCGCGGCCGGGTCGCCGGGCGGGCCCTGGGGGCGGACCCGGTGGCGGGCCTGCGGAGCCTCTTCGAGACGGCGACGACCGACATCGCCGCGCACGGCGACGACGCGCCATGCGCGACGCTGGCCGGGGTCATGCGGCTGGCCGACTACCTGCCGTCGCGGATCTTCGAGCTCGTCGTGCACACCGATGACCTGCGCCGGGCGCTGAGCCTGCCCGCAGAATCCCCCGTCGGCGCCCGCGTCGTCGCGCTCGCCTTCGCCGCGGGGTTGGCCGGGGAGAGCGACCGGTACGCCGAGGCACTCCGCGGCCTCACGGGCCGGGCTGCGCCGGAGCGGTTTTCGGTCGTCTAG
- a CDS encoding helix-turn-helix domain-containing protein has protein sequence MLRTVAALALEPLSLFEFAIGAEVFGIDRTAEGAPGFEFRVCAADPGRPVRTKHAAAIALLPSHGLEGLRGADLVIIGATDPGDVAPDSAVIQALRTAYDEGAILLSMCSGAFTLAATGLLDGRQCATHWMYGAELARRHPAVTVDDNSLFVDEGRLVTSAGTAAGIDACLHVVRRELGASVATYIARRMVVPPQREGGQRQYVDRPVPPCAADSLAPLLDWLAEHLDGEHSAESMAAHAHLSPRTFARRFAAETGTTPHQWLSHQRVAAARHLLEASDLSIEQVASRVGFGSPVVLRTHFRRVIGTSPTAYRARFAC, from the coding sequence ATGTTGCGCACCGTCGCCGCGCTGGCCCTGGAGCCCCTGTCGCTGTTCGAGTTCGCCATCGGCGCAGAGGTCTTCGGCATCGATCGCACCGCAGAAGGGGCTCCCGGGTTCGAATTCCGGGTGTGCGCGGCGGATCCCGGCCGACCGGTACGCACCAAGCACGCGGCGGCGATCGCGCTCCTGCCGTCGCACGGCCTGGAGGGGCTGCGCGGCGCGGACCTGGTGATCATCGGCGCCACTGACCCGGGCGACGTGGCCCCCGACTCCGCCGTGATCCAGGCCCTGCGCACGGCGTACGACGAGGGCGCCATCCTGCTGTCGATGTGCTCCGGGGCGTTCACGCTCGCCGCCACCGGCCTCCTCGACGGGCGGCAATGCGCGACGCACTGGATGTACGGCGCCGAACTGGCCCGCCGGCACCCCGCCGTCACCGTCGACGACAACTCCCTCTTCGTCGACGAGGGGCGGCTCGTCACCAGCGCGGGCACGGCAGCCGGGATCGACGCCTGCCTGCACGTCGTCCGTCGGGAGCTGGGGGCTTCCGTCGCGACATACATCGCGCGCCGCATGGTCGTCCCCCCGCAACGGGAGGGTGGCCAGCGGCAGTACGTCGACCGCCCGGTGCCCCCCTGCGCCGCCGACAGCCTGGCGCCCCTGCTGGACTGGCTCGCCGAGCACCTCGACGGCGAGCACTCGGCGGAGTCGATGGCCGCCCACGCGCACCTGTCGCCGCGGACCTTCGCCCGTCGGTTCGCCGCGGAGACCGGGACGACGCCGCACCAGTGGCTCAGCCACCAGCGCGTGGCGGCGGCGCGGCACCTTCTCGAGGCCTCCGATCTCTCGATCGAGCAGGTCGCTTCCCGCGTCGGGTTCGGTTCGCCAGTCGTGCTGCGGACCCACTTCCGGCGCGTCATCGGCACGTCCCCCACGGCGTACCGCGCCCGCTTCGCGTGCTGA
- a CDS encoding GAF domain-containing protein, producing MLSRAHRPSAAATTSHDDELRGYVSALADVAEKLGAATSTDQAISVALDSVRKSFACNYASCWWISPDTNALEFRKESGSVGEAFQRVTREASFPHGIGLAGRAWKEKKLLFAADLSEVTDCVRAPVARQSGILSAVAFPLFVEGKVVGTMDFFTDPGHTPGPIRLIVLETVGKLVSQALDRVTEAGRRAEAQKDMAAINTVVRATAAARGEEDTVRAALDTARTEFGWEYGSFWAVDPAEKVLRNSVESGAAPSPEFAQVTRDATFASGVGLAGRTWSSRALVFEPDLGTVTDCVRAPAAQRAGVKSGVCLPIIVHDEVIGTMDFFNTRTLVLSQDRETALNNVAFLVSSAIERHRAQDRITTAGTELLSSITEVEKNVIEASRVAGDAQQIASNASAIVDHLNTSSIEIGNVVKVITGIAEQTNLLALNATIEAARAGEAGKGFAVVANEVKDLARETAKATEEVDGKVTAIQSDASSVVTALQQVTETINRINEAQNIITGVLTEQNAVTRSVLEA from the coding sequence CTGCTGTCCCGCGCCCACCGTCCCAGCGCCGCAGCCACCACCTCCCACGACGACGAATTGCGCGGCTATGTCTCCGCGCTGGCCGACGTCGCCGAGAAGCTGGGCGCCGCGACCAGCACGGACCAGGCGATCTCGGTTGCGCTGGACAGCGTACGCAAGTCGTTCGCCTGCAACTACGCCTCGTGCTGGTGGATCAGCCCCGACACGAACGCCCTGGAGTTCCGCAAGGAGTCCGGCTCGGTGGGCGAGGCCTTCCAGCGAGTGACCCGCGAGGCCTCCTTCCCGCACGGCATCGGCCTCGCCGGCCGGGCCTGGAAGGAGAAGAAGCTGCTCTTCGCCGCTGACCTGTCCGAGGTCACCGACTGCGTCCGCGCCCCCGTCGCCCGCCAGAGCGGAATCCTCTCGGCGGTCGCCTTTCCCCTGTTCGTCGAGGGCAAGGTCGTCGGCACGATGGACTTCTTCACCGACCCCGGTCACACCCCGGGCCCCATCCGCCTGATCGTTCTGGAGACGGTGGGCAAGCTCGTCAGCCAGGCCCTCGACCGGGTGACCGAGGCCGGCCGGCGCGCCGAGGCGCAGAAGGACATGGCGGCGATCAACACGGTCGTGCGCGCCACCGCCGCGGCGCGCGGCGAGGAGGACACCGTCCGCGCGGCGCTCGACACGGCGCGGACCGAGTTCGGCTGGGAGTACGGGTCGTTCTGGGCCGTCGACCCCGCCGAGAAGGTGCTCCGCAACAGCGTGGAGTCCGGCGCCGCCCCCAGCCCCGAATTCGCTCAGGTCACCCGGGACGCGACCTTCGCGTCGGGCGTCGGCCTGGCCGGGCGGACCTGGTCGTCGCGCGCCCTGGTCTTCGAGCCCGACCTGGGCACGGTCACCGACTGCGTCCGGGCCCCCGCCGCCCAGCGCGCCGGCGTGAAGTCCGGCGTCTGCCTTCCGATCATCGTTCACGACGAGGTCATCGGCACGATGGACTTCTTCAACACCCGCACCCTGGTGCTCTCGCAGGACCGCGAGACGGCCCTGAACAACGTCGCGTTCCTGGTCTCGAGCGCCATCGAGCGGCATCGCGCCCAGGACCGGATCACGACGGCCGGCACCGAGCTGCTGAGCTCGATCACCGAGGTCGAGAAGAACGTTATCGAGGCGAGCCGGGTCGCCGGCGACGCGCAGCAGATCGCGTCGAACGCCAGCGCCATCGTCGATCACCTCAACACGAGCAGCATCGAGATCGGCAACGTCGTCAAGGTCATCACCGGCATCGCCGAGCAGACCAACCTCCTCGCGCTCAACGCGACGATCGAGGCCGCGCGCGCCGGCGAGGCGGGCAAGGGCTTCGCGGTCGTGGCCAACGAGGTCAAGGACCTGGCGCGCGAGACGGCGAAGGCGACCGAGGAGGTCGACGGCAAGGTGACGGCGATCCAGTCGGACGCCAGCAGCGTCGTGACCGCCCTGCAGCAGGTCACCGAGACGATCAACCGCATCAACGAGGCCCAGAACATCATCACGGGTGTGCTCACCGAGCAGAACGCGGTCACGCGCTCGGTTCTCGAAGCCTGA
- a CDS encoding penicillin-binding protein, producing the protein MGSRTGRVVAAVVALLLIAGAAVGYRVVQDRRRADALAAAAATLATTLTTGDNPGAVIDGAPDLKALLTDASDLQHRVDVVSTRVDGERGSAQLRHSWTLRRGDPDFTYPADATFVERDGRWYASWQPGLLAPGLADGERLRAQRTPATRADILDAAGQPIVTQRPVQRVGIDRGQVSKEVATASAARLAEAMGLEVPPYVESVAAAGEKAHVVAIVVRDHSPELAKAKTLSLPGLLLQPDQLPLAPTATFARPILGTVGEATKELVEKSDGRVKGGEVTGLNGLQASLDPVLAGRAGEALHAVPAAGGSPRLLSAAAPAAGTPVRLTLDTRVQTAAEAVLAPLTTTASALVAIRPSDGHVLAAASGPGSQGMSTATLGQYAPGSTMKVVTSLALLRAGLTPNSPMSCPATLSVDGHTFKNYDGYPAAHLGDIPLVTAFAQSCNTAFMGARGSLPGGALAQAAAGLGMTAEPALGVPAVLGAVPEPAGETEKAASLIGQGKVVSSPLGMAVVAASVAAGHPVAPTLVTSPAGQPEGAGGSSPTAGSPQPSVQQSASPQSSPTARAEAPVTGGEAAALQGLMRAVVQQGNSTFLQATPGGEVLAKSGTAEYGAATPPRTHAWMIAVQGDLAVAAFVEDGTGGASDAGPLVKQFLTRLAS; encoded by the coding sequence ATGGGATCTCGGACCGGGCGGGTCGTGGCGGCCGTCGTCGCGCTCCTGCTCATCGCAGGCGCCGCGGTCGGGTATCGGGTCGTGCAGGATCGGCGCCGCGCCGACGCGTTGGCGGCGGCCGCGGCCACGCTGGCGACGACGCTGACCACCGGCGACAACCCCGGTGCGGTCATCGACGGGGCCCCCGACCTCAAGGCCCTGCTCACCGACGCCAGCGACCTCCAGCATCGCGTCGACGTCGTCAGCACCCGCGTGGACGGTGAGCGCGGGTCCGCCCAGCTGCGCCACTCCTGGACCCTGCGGCGCGGCGATCCCGACTTCACCTACCCGGCGGACGCCACCTTCGTGGAGCGCGACGGCCGCTGGTACGCGTCCTGGCAGCCCGGCCTGCTGGCCCCGGGGCTGGCGGACGGCGAGCGGCTGCGCGCCCAGCGCACGCCGGCCACCCGCGCGGACATCCTCGACGCCGCCGGGCAGCCGATCGTCACCCAGCGACCCGTCCAGCGGGTCGGCATCGACCGTGGGCAGGTCTCCAAGGAGGTCGCGACGGCCTCCGCGGCCCGCCTCGCCGAGGCGATGGGCCTGGAGGTGCCACCGTACGTCGAGTCCGTGGCGGCCGCCGGCGAGAAGGCGCACGTCGTCGCCATCGTCGTGCGCGATCACAGCCCCGAGCTGGCCAAGGCGAAGACGCTGAGCCTGCCCGGCCTGCTGCTGCAGCCGGACCAGCTCCCGCTCGCGCCCACCGCGACCTTCGCCCGGCCCATCCTGGGCACCGTCGGCGAGGCCACCAAGGAGCTCGTCGAGAAGAGCGACGGACGCGTCAAGGGCGGTGAGGTGACCGGGCTCAACGGGCTGCAGGCGTCGCTCGACCCGGTGCTCGCCGGCCGGGCGGGGGAGGCGCTGCACGCGGTACCCGCCGCGGGTGGGTCGCCGCGACTCCTTTCGGCCGCCGCGCCCGCGGCGGGCACCCCTGTGCGGCTCACCCTCGACACCCGCGTGCAGACCGCCGCGGAGGCTGTCCTCGCCCCGCTGACGACCACGGCCTCGGCGCTCGTCGCGATCCGTCCCTCCGACGGGCACGTGCTGGCCGCCGCCAGTGGGCCTGGGAGCCAGGGGATGTCCACGGCGACCCTGGGCCAGTACGCCCCGGGGTCCACCATGAAGGTCGTCACCTCGCTGGCGCTGCTGCGCGCCGGGCTGACCCCGAACTCGCCCATGTCCTGCCCCGCGACCCTGTCGGTCGACGGGCACACCTTCAAGAACTACGACGGCTACCCGGCGGCGCACCTCGGCGACATTCCCTTGGTCACCGCGTTCGCGCAGTCCTGCAACACCGCGTTCATGGGGGCGCGCGGGAGCCTGCCGGGCGGGGCGCTCGCGCAGGCCGCCGCCGGGCTGGGGATGACGGCCGAGCCGGCGCTCGGCGTACCGGCCGTTCTCGGGGCCGTCCCCGAACCCGCCGGCGAGACGGAGAAGGCGGCGAGCCTCATCGGCCAGGGCAAGGTCGTCTCCTCACCGCTCGGCATGGCCGTCGTGGCCGCGTCCGTCGCGGCCGGGCACCCCGTGGCGCCCACCCTCGTGACGTCCCCGGCGGGCCAGCCGGAGGGCGCCGGGGGCTCGTCCCCGACCGCGGGCTCTCCCCAGCCCAGCGTCCAGCAGTCCGCCTCGCCACAGAGCTCGCCGACGGCGCGGGCTGAGGCCCCGGTCACCGGCGGCGAGGCGGCCGCCCTGCAGGGCCTCATGCGGGCCGTCGTCCAGCAGGGGAACTCGACGTTCCTGCAGGCCACGCCCGGCGGGGAGGTGTTGGCGAAGTCGGGGACGGCGGAGTACGGCGCCGCGACCCCGCCGCGCACGCACGCGTGGATGATCGCCGTCCAGGGCGACCTCGCCGTGGCGGCGTTCGTCGAGGACGGCACCGGCGGGGCGAGCGACGCCGGCCCGCTGGTCAAGCAATTCCTCACCCGGCTCGCGTCGTAA
- a CDS encoding polyhydroxyalkanoic acid synthase, giving the protein MDRSVHVGLGKLSGGASPSAVPLAYLDWLTHLGYAPGRQAMLTEKAIRGAVNLWLYAARSAVDPNTPHVIEPDKGDYRFRAESWNRWPFNVLEQQHLLVRDWWNTATTGVPGVTKQNEQLVSFYARQTVDMFSPTNSLLTNPEVQRITREERGANLWRGWKNFMRDVRDAAAGRHEVDTSGSVVGQDVAITPGKVIFRNHLCEVIQYSPTTPDVYAEPVLFVPAWIMKYYILDLSPGNSMYKYLVDAGHTVFTISWVNPTEEHRGVGMEEYLSDGVLQALDVVTSVLPDRKVHMVGYCLGGTILSIAAAALARDHDDRMASMTLFAGQTDFSEPGELSLFITEDQISFLEDQMADKGYLTGDQMHGTFQMLRSNDLVWGKMIDEYLLGRTGTLSDLMAWNADTTRMPATMHTQYLRLIFQNNELAQGHYHVRGRSIALRDILVPIFTVGTEKDHVAPWRSVYKINLLANSDDVTFVLTSGGHNAGILSEPGHPGRSYLIGTHHDQDPYEDPDEWVAHHERRSGSWWEPWQRWLADHSAHDRVAPPAMGSEAYPPLEDAPGRYILAT; this is encoded by the coding sequence ATCGACCGCTCCGTCCACGTCGGGCTGGGCAAGCTGTCCGGGGGCGCGTCCCCGTCCGCCGTACCGTTGGCCTATCTGGACTGGCTCACCCACCTCGGCTACGCGCCGGGGCGCCAGGCGATGCTCACCGAGAAGGCCATCCGGGGCGCCGTGAACCTGTGGCTCTATGCCGCCCGCTCGGCCGTCGACCCGAACACCCCGCACGTCATCGAGCCGGATAAGGGCGACTACCGGTTCCGGGCCGAGAGCTGGAACCGGTGGCCGTTCAACGTGCTGGAGCAGCAGCACCTCCTGGTCCGCGACTGGTGGAACACCGCCACCACGGGGGTCCCCGGCGTCACGAAGCAGAACGAGCAGCTCGTCAGCTTCTACGCCCGGCAGACCGTGGACATGTTCTCGCCGACGAACTCCCTGCTCACCAACCCCGAGGTGCAGCGCATCACCCGCGAGGAGCGGGGTGCGAACCTGTGGCGCGGGTGGAAGAACTTCATGCGGGACGTGCGCGATGCGGCCGCCGGGCGCCACGAGGTCGACACCAGCGGCTCCGTGGTCGGGCAGGACGTCGCGATCACGCCCGGGAAGGTGATCTTCCGCAACCACCTGTGCGAGGTCATCCAATACAGCCCGACGACCCCGGACGTGTACGCCGAGCCGGTGCTGTTCGTGCCGGCCTGGATCATGAAGTACTACATCCTCGACCTGTCGCCCGGGAACTCGATGTACAAGTACCTGGTCGACGCGGGCCACACCGTCTTCACGATCTCCTGGGTGAACCCGACCGAGGAGCACCGGGGCGTCGGGATGGAGGAATACCTCTCCGACGGCGTGTTGCAGGCCCTCGACGTCGTCACGTCCGTCCTGCCGGACCGCAAGGTCCACATGGTCGGCTACTGCCTCGGCGGGACGATCCTGTCGATCGCGGCGGCGGCCCTGGCCCGCGACCACGACGACCGGATGGCGTCGATGACCCTGTTCGCCGGCCAGACCGACTTCAGCGAGCCCGGCGAGCTGTCGCTGTTCATCACCGAGGACCAGATCAGCTTCCTCGAGGACCAGATGGCCGACAAGGGCTATCTGACCGGGGACCAGATGCACGGCACCTTCCAGATGCTGCGCAGCAACGACCTGGTCTGGGGGAAGATGATCGACGAATACCTGCTGGGGCGCACCGGCACCCTGAGTGACCTCATGGCGTGGAACGCCGACACCACCCGGATGCCCGCCACCATGCACACGCAATACCTGCGGCTGATCTTCCAGAACAACGAACTCGCCCAGGGGCACTATCACGTGCGCGGGCGCAGCATCGCGCTGCGCGACATCCTCGTGCCGATCTTCACGGTGGGCACCGAGAAGGACCACGTCGCGCCGTGGCGGTCGGTCTACAAGATCAACCTCCTCGCCAACAGCGACGACGTCACGTTCGTGCTCACCAGCGGCGGCCACAACGCGGGCATCCTGAGCGAGCCCGGGCATCCCGGCCGCAGCTATCTGATCGGGACGCACCACGACCAGGACCCGTACGAGGACCCGGACGAGTGGGTCGCCCACCACGAGCGCCGCTCGGGCTCCTGGTGGGAGCCGTGGCAGCGCTGGCTCGCCGACCACTCCGCGCACGATCGGGTCGCCCCGCCGGCGATGGGCAGCGAGGCCTATCCGCCGCTGGAAGACGCCCCGGGCCGGTACATCCTGGCGACGTAG
- a CDS encoding magnesium chelatase — protein sequence MSETPGIRTVGELRASGHRDKHLREEIRDNLLAMLREGRDPWPGLHGFEATVIPQVERALLAGHDIVLLGERGQGKTRLLRSLVGLLDEWTPVIEGSELGEHPYAPITHESRRRALGSGDRLPVAWKHRDERYAEKLATPDTSVGDLIGDVDPMRVAEGRRLGDPETIHFGLIPRSHRGIVAINELPDLAERIQVAMLNVMEERDIQIRGYVLRLPLDVLVVASANPEDYTNRGRIITPLKDRFGAEIRTHYPVELTDEVAVIRQEATLVADVPDYLVEILARFTRALRESSAVDQRSGVSARFSIAGAETIAAAALHRATAQNEPEAVARVVDLQTAVAVLGGKVEFETGEEGREKDHLTHMLRTATAATARERLAGIDLSPLIGALDGGVMVVTGEQITAAAFLDELPDLPDSPLYNEVCERLGARTDGERASALELVLEALFLARKVAKETEGGRTVYG from the coding sequence GTGAGCGAGACACCGGGCATCCGTACCGTCGGCGAGCTGCGCGCGAGCGGCCACCGCGACAAGCACCTGCGCGAAGAAATCCGCGACAACCTGCTGGCCATGCTGCGCGAGGGTCGGGATCCCTGGCCGGGCCTGCACGGCTTCGAGGCCACGGTCATCCCGCAGGTCGAGCGGGCCCTGCTCGCCGGGCACGACATCGTGCTGCTGGGCGAGCGCGGCCAGGGCAAGACCCGGTTGCTGCGGAGCCTCGTGGGGTTGCTCGACGAGTGGACCCCGGTCATCGAGGGCTCCGAGCTGGGCGAGCACCCGTACGCCCCGATCACCCACGAATCCCGCCGTCGCGCGCTGGGGTCGGGCGACCGGCTGCCGGTCGCGTGGAAGCACCGGGACGAGCGGTACGCCGAGAAACTGGCCACCCCGGACACCAGCGTCGGCGACCTGATCGGCGACGTCGACCCGATGCGGGTGGCGGAGGGGCGCCGCCTCGGCGACCCGGAGACCATCCACTTCGGCCTGATCCCGCGCAGCCACCGCGGCATCGTCGCGATCAACGAGCTGCCCGACCTGGCCGAACGGATTCAGGTGGCCATGCTCAACGTCATGGAGGAGCGGGACATCCAGATCCGCGGGTACGTGCTGCGGCTGCCCCTCGACGTGCTGGTCGTGGCGAGCGCCAACCCCGAGGACTACACGAACCGCGGCCGCATCATCACGCCGCTGAAGGACCGCTTCGGCGCCGAGATCCGCACGCACTACCCGGTGGAGCTCACCGACGAGGTGGCGGTGATCCGGCAGGAGGCGACGCTCGTCGCCGACGTGCCCGACTACCTGGTCGAGATCCTCGCTCGGTTCACCCGCGCGCTGCGCGAGTCCAGCGCGGTCGACCAGCGCTCCGGGGTCTCCGCGCGGTTCTCGATCGCGGGCGCCGAGACGATCGCGGCGGCCGCGCTGCACCGGGCGACCGCGCAGAACGAGCCGGAGGCGGTGGCCCGCGTGGTCGACCTGCAGACGGCCGTCGCGGTGCTGGGCGGCAAGGTCGAGTTCGAGACCGGCGAGGAGGGCCGGGAGAAGGACCACCTCACCCACATGCTCCGCACGGCCACGGCGGCCACCGCCCGCGAGCGACTGGCGGGCATCGACCTCTCCCCGCTGATCGGGGCGCTCGACGGCGGCGTCATGGTGGTGACCGGCGAGCAGATCACCGCCGCGGCGTTCCTCGACGAGCTGCCCGACCTGCCGGACTCCCCGCTCTACAACGAGGTCTGCGAGCGCCTCGGCGCCCGCACCGACGGCGAGCGCGCCAGCGCCCTGGAGCTGGTCCTGGAGGCGCTGTTCCTCGCCCGAAAGGTCGCCAAGGAGACCGAGGGCGGCAGGACGGTGTACGGGTGA
- a CDS encoding VWA domain-containing protein, translating into MTDRRGEGWARYGRYDGGPDPLAPPVDLSEALDAIGEDVMGGRSPEGAMREYLRRGGKDRTGLDDLARRVNARRKELLKENKLDGTLQDIKELLDQAVLAERGQLARDVTMNDDDRTFREMRINNLSPSTASAVRELSDYDWASQEARERFEQIKDLLGREQLDARFKGMKQALENATDADRQRVQDMLAVLNELLEKRNRGEDTDADFQNFMAKHGDFFPDNPQNLDELVDQLAERSAAAQRMLNSMTEEQRRELMELSAQAFGSPELMESLQRLDGNLQQLRPGEDWTGSQRFDGEQGLGLGDGTGVLQDLADLDALSEQLSQSYDGSRLADLDLDALERQLGEDAAVDARTLRELERQLRESGYLKRASDGSLRLSPKAMRRLGKELLKDAAGRLSARQGQRDSRLAGAAGERSGATREWQFGDTEPWDVTRTVGNAVRRTVAEGRDPRDGLRIDMRDIEVTETEARTRSCVALLVDTSYSMALDGRWVPMKRTALALHQLISSRFRGDHLQLIAFARHAQVMDIEELTALDAMWDKGTNLHHGLLLANRHFRKHPGEQPVLLVVTDGEPTAHLLGDGQAWFSYPPHPLTITSTVRELENARRLGAQATFFRLGEDPGLARFVDQMAARVDGRVVAPELDDLGAAVVGSYLGARTGMYGGGAHLSDWYGGRGFWAG; encoded by the coding sequence ATGACCGATCGACGCGGGGAGGGCTGGGCGCGGTACGGCCGCTACGACGGCGGGCCCGACCCGCTCGCGCCTCCGGTGGACCTGTCCGAGGCGCTCGACGCCATCGGCGAGGACGTCATGGGCGGGCGCTCGCCGGAGGGCGCCATGCGCGAGTACCTGCGCCGCGGCGGCAAGGACCGCACGGGCCTGGACGACCTGGCCCGGCGCGTCAACGCCCGGCGCAAGGAGCTGCTCAAGGAGAACAAGCTCGACGGGACCCTCCAGGACATCAAGGAGCTGCTCGACCAGGCCGTGCTCGCCGAGCGCGGCCAGCTCGCCCGCGACGTGACGATGAACGACGACGACCGCACGTTCCGCGAGATGCGCATCAACAACCTCTCGCCGTCGACGGCCTCGGCGGTGCGCGAGCTGTCGGACTACGACTGGGCCAGCCAGGAGGCCCGGGAGCGCTTCGAGCAGATCAAGGACCTGCTCGGCCGCGAGCAGCTCGACGCCCGGTTCAAGGGCATGAAGCAGGCCCTGGAGAACGCCACCGACGCCGACCGCCAACGCGTCCAGGACATGCTCGCCGTCCTCAACGAGCTGCTGGAGAAGCGCAACCGGGGCGAGGACACCGACGCCGATTTCCAGAACTTCATGGCCAAGCACGGCGACTTCTTCCCGGACAACCCGCAGAACCTCGACGAGCTCGTCGACCAGCTCGCCGAACGCTCGGCCGCGGCCCAGCGGATGCTCAACTCGATGACGGAGGAGCAGCGCCGCGAGCTGATGGAGCTGTCGGCGCAGGCGTTCGGCAGCCCCGAGCTGATGGAGTCGCTGCAGCGCCTCGACGGCAATCTGCAGCAGCTCCGCCCTGGCGAGGACTGGACCGGCAGCCAGCGCTTCGACGGGGAGCAGGGCCTGGGCCTCGGCGACGGCACCGGCGTGCTGCAGGATCTCGCCGACCTCGACGCGCTCTCAGAGCAGCTCTCGCAGAGCTACGACGGCTCCCGGCTCGCGGACCTGGATCTGGACGCGCTGGAGCGGCAACTCGGCGAGGACGCCGCGGTCGACGCGCGGACCCTGCGCGAGCTGGAGCGCCAGTTGCGCGAGTCCGGCTACCTCAAGCGGGCCTCCGACGGCTCGCTGCGGCTGTCCCCGAAGGCCATGCGGCGGCTCGGCAAGGAGCTGTTGAAGGACGCCGCGGGCCGCCTGTCGGCGCGGCAGGGCCAGCGCGACTCCCGCCTGGCGGGCGCCGCCGGGGAGCGCAGCGGTGCCACCCGGGAATGGCAGTTCGGGGACACCGAACCGTGGGATGTCACGCGGACGGTGGGCAATGCCGTACGCCGTACGGTCGCCGAAGGCCGCGACCCCCGCGACGGACTGCGCATCGACATGCGCGACATCGAGGTCACCGAGACCGAGGCCCGGACGCGCAGCTGCGTGGCGCTGCTCGTGGACACGTCGTACTCGATGGCCCTCGACGGCCGCTGGGTGCCCATGAAGCGCACCGCGCTCGCCCTGCACCAGCTGATCTCGAGCCGGTTCCGGGGCGACCACCTGCAGCTGATCGCCTTCGCCCGGCACGCCCAGGTCATGGACATCGAGGAACTGACCGCGCTCGATGCGATGTGGGACAAGGGCACCAACCTGCACCACGGCCTGCTCCTGGCGAACCGACACTTCCGCAAGCACCCGGGGGAGCAGCCGGTGCTGCTGGTGGTGACCGACGGCGAGCCGACCGCGCACCTGCTCGGCGACGGGCAGGCGTGGTTCTCCTACCCGCCGCACCCGCTGACGATCACCTCGACGGTGCGGGAGCTGGAGAACGCCCGACGCCTCGGCGCGCAGGCCACGTTCTTCCGGCTCGGCGAGGATCCCGGCCTGGCCCGGTTCGTCGACCAGATGGCGGCGCGCGTGGACGGCCGGGTGGTCGCGCCGGAGCTGGACGACCTCGGCGCGGCGGTGGTGGGCAGCTACCTGGGGGCGCGCACGGGCATGTACGGCGGGGGCGCGCACCTCTCGGACTGGTACGGCGGGCGGGGTTTCTGGGCGGGCTGA